A window of Dorea formicigenerans contains these coding sequences:
- a CDS encoding DUF512 domain-containing protein, with amino-acid sequence MKKVEHLIKEVYPGSIAEELEIEPGDVLLSINDQSIEDVFDYRYMIKDEYIEVLIRKPDGEEWVLEIDKDYDDDLGIEFENQLMSDYKSCSNKCIFCFIDQMPPNMRETLYFKDDDSRLSFLQGNYITLTNMKEKDVDRIIKMQLAPINISVQTTNPELRCKMLNNRFAGEKLKFLDQLYEGHVEMNGQIVCCKGVNDGKELERTMDDLSKYLPFMRSVSVVPAGITKYRDNLYPLELFTKEEAGEIIDMIESRQKKYYEEYGLHFMHASDEWYITAGRDFPEEERYDGYIQLENGVGMMRLFITEFTEALEQVKSNPGYLKMREEVKRTVTIATGKLTYATICSFAERMMEAFPGLQIHVFAIRNDFFGETITVSGLITGQDLTAQIKEYQENSRKHFVEKISDAKKFVDNIGSADKNVHGLGEDLIIPCNMLRTGERVFLDDWTVEDVEQKLGMRLIPIESGGGDFVEAILNLEYSMERTNDNFVYVKAYDR; translated from the coding sequence ATGAAGAAGGTAGAACATTTGATTAAGGAAGTCTATCCGGGCTCCATCGCAGAAGAATTGGAGATTGAACCGGGAGATGTACTGCTGTCGATCAATGATCAGTCAATTGAAGATGTGTTTGATTATCGTTATATGATAAAGGACGAATATATAGAAGTGCTTATTCGCAAACCGGATGGAGAAGAATGGGTTCTGGAAATCGACAAGGATTACGATGACGATCTTGGTATCGAATTCGAGAATCAGTTGATGAGTGATTACAAATCATGCAGCAATAAATGCATTTTTTGTTTTATTGATCAGATGCCACCGAATATGCGAGAGACCTTATACTTTAAAGATGATGATTCCAGACTTTCTTTCTTACAGGGGAATTATATTACGCTGACTAATATGAAAGAAAAGGACGTAGACCGCATTATCAAGATGCAGCTGGCGCCGATCAACATTTCCGTGCAGACTACGAACCCGGAACTTCGTTGTAAAATGCTGAATAACCGGTTTGCAGGAGAAAAGTTGAAATTTTTAGATCAGCTTTATGAAGGTCATGTGGAGATGAATGGTCAGATCGTGTGTTGTAAAGGTGTGAATGATGGAAAAGAGCTGGAACGCACGATGGACGATCTGTCAAAATATCTTCCGTTTATGCGCAGTGTCTCTGTTGTGCCTGCGGGTATCACGAAGTACAGAGACAATCTTTATCCGCTGGAACTTTTTACGAAAGAAGAGGCTGGAGAGATTATTGATATGATCGAGAGCCGTCAGAAAAAATATTATGAAGAATATGGACTTCATTTTATGCATGCAAGCGATGAATGGTATATTACCGCTGGACGTGATTTTCCGGAAGAAGAGCGGTATGACGGATATATCCAGTTGGAAAATGGTGTCGGTATGATGCGGCTTTTCATTACAGAATTCACGGAAGCGCTTGAGCAGGTGAAAAGCAATCCTGGATATCTCAAAATGCGTGAAGAAGTGAAGCGCACGGTCACAATCGCGACCGGAAAATTGACTTACGCAACCATTTGTTCATTTGCAGAGCGTATGATGGAGGCATTTCCGGGACTTCAGATCCATGTATTTGCCATAAGGAATGATTTCTTTGGTGAGACAATTACCGTATCCGGACTGATTACCGGACAGGATCTGACTGCTCAGATAAAAGAGTACCAGGAGAATAGTAGGAAACATTTTGTGGAAAAAATCTCTGATGCGAAGAAATTTGTGGATAACATAGGAAGTGCTGATAAAAATGTGCATGGATTAGGAGAAGATCTCATTATTCCATGTAACATGCTTCGTACCGGAGAAAGAGTATTTTTGGATGACTGGACTGTGGAAGACGTGGAACAGAAGCTTGGAATGCGGCTTATTCCAATAGAATCTGGTGGAGGAGATTTTGTCGAGGCAATTCTGAATCTGGAATATAGTATGGAGCGTACCAATGATAATTTTGTCTATGTAAAGGCGTATGACAGATAA
- a CDS encoding MATE family efflux transporter — translation MRELTKGSPAKVIMTFALPIIFGNLLQQLYNLADGKIVSTYVGTQAFAAVGATAVIANLIIGFVNGVTQGFGIPISRCFGAGDYKNMRRYVAGSFIMTVAMTLILTVGALLGIEGLLHILDTPADIMEEALQYIRIIIMGTAFISLYNYSANILRAVGESRIPLLCLAVAVILNIFLDILFVHTFSMGLRGAAHATNIAQCIAGVLCMAYLLFRFRELVPKGQEWQMQRRKYQEMTVFGISLGMMSCFVSIGTVIFQTAVNRLGTKIVTAHIAARRIEELTNVPMLCTGMAMTTYASQNLGAGEYDRIKKGIHQAFVIVLVQGVIFTTFCWIFGHPLIRWITSSNDTYILDTAYRYLTRNTSFYFVLGPLFVLRCSLQGLEHKVIPVASSILELVLKIVSTIWIVPVLGYTGVIYTEPIIWIFMTLMLIGGYVRALKQINEAEHIKSARNAKAENEKINVDNRL, via the coding sequence ATGAGGGAATTGACGAAGGGCAGTCCGGCAAAGGTCATAATGACCTTTGCCCTGCCCATTATTTTTGGAAATCTTTTACAACAATTATATAATCTGGCAGATGGTAAAATTGTCAGCACTTATGTAGGGACACAGGCATTTGCAGCAGTTGGTGCAACAGCAGTTATTGCGAATCTGATTATTGGTTTTGTGAATGGAGTGACCCAGGGATTTGGAATTCCGATATCCAGATGTTTTGGAGCAGGAGATTATAAAAATATGCGACGTTATGTGGCAGGAAGTTTTATTATGACAGTTGCAATGACGCTGATTCTTACAGTAGGTGCGCTTCTTGGGATAGAAGGGCTTTTGCATATATTGGACACACCGGCAGATATTATGGAAGAGGCACTTCAATATATCCGAATTATTATTATGGGGACAGCATTCATTTCTCTTTACAATTACAGTGCCAATATATTGAGAGCGGTCGGAGAAAGCCGGATTCCGCTTTTATGCCTTGCAGTTGCAGTCATTTTGAACATTTTTCTGGATATTCTTTTTGTGCATACATTTTCCATGGGACTTCGCGGTGCAGCGCATGCGACCAATATTGCCCAGTGTATTGCAGGAGTTCTGTGTATGGCATACTTGCTTTTTAGGTTCCGGGAACTTGTGCCAAAGGGGCAGGAATGGCAGATGCAGAGGAGAAAGTATCAGGAGATGACCGTATTTGGAATTTCACTTGGTATGATGTCCTGTTTTGTGAGTATCGGTACCGTGATTTTCCAAACTGCAGTAAACAGACTTGGTACGAAGATTGTGACGGCGCATATTGCGGCAAGAAGAATCGAGGAACTGACCAATGTTCCGATGCTGTGTACAGGCATGGCTATGACGACTTATGCCAGCCAGAATCTGGGGGCAGGAGAATATGACCGGATAAAAAAGGGAATCCATCAGGCATTTGTGATCGTACTTGTGCAGGGAGTTATATTTACCACATTTTGCTGGATATTTGGACACCCATTGATTCGTTGGATCACAAGCAGTAATGATACCTATATTTTGGATACGGCATACCGTTATCTGACAAGAAATACGTCATTTTATTTTGTGCTTGGGCCACTGTTTGTATTGCGTTGTTCTCTTCAGGGGCTGGAACATAAAGTCATTCCGGTGGCGTCCAGTATTCTGGAACTTGTGTTGAAAATAGTATCCACGATCTGGATCGTGCCGGTTTTGGGATACACTGGAGTTATCTATACAGAGCCGATTATCTGGATTTTTATGACATTGATGCTGATTGGCGGATATGTAAGGGCTCTGAAGCAGATCAACGAAGCAGAGCACATAAAAAGTGCAAGAAATGCGAAAGCTGAAAATGAAAAGATAAACGTTGATAACAGATTATAA